One Nocardia sp. BMG51109 genomic window, ACCAGGCGCCGCTGTCGATCGGCACCGACACCGGCGGCTCGATCCGGCAGCCCGCCTCGATGACGGGCACCGTCGGCACCAAGCCGACCTACGGCACCGTCTCGCGATACGGCCTGGTCGCCTGCGCCTCGTCGCTGGACCAGGGCGGCCCGTGCGGGCGCACGGTGCTCGACACCGCGCTGCTGCACGAGGTGATCGCCGGCCACGACCCGAGGGATTCGACCTCCCGCAACGCGCCGGTGCCGCCCGTGGTCGAGGCGGCCCGGCAGGGCGCGCGGGGCGATCTGCAGGGCGTGCGGGTCGGGGTGGTGAAGGAACTGCGGTCCGACAGCTACCAGTCCGGCGTGATCGCGTCCTTCGACGCCGCGGTGGCGGTGCTGAAGGAGCTCGGCGCCGAGGTGGTCGAGGTGTCGTGCCCGCACTTCGAGTACGCGCTGCCCGCCTACTACCTGATCCTGCCCAGCGAGGTGTCCTCCAACCTGGCCCGCTTCGACGCCATGCGCTACGGCCTGCGCGTCGACGACGACGGACAGCACAGCGCCGAACAGGTGATGGCCGCGACCCGCGAGGCCGGATTCGGCCCGGAGGTCAAGCGCCGCATCATGATCGGCACCTACGCGCTGTCGGCCGGCTACTACGACGCCTTCTACGGCCAGGCGTTGAAGGTGCGCACGCTGATCGCCCGGGACTTCGACGCCGCCTACGAGCAGGTCGACGTGCTGGTCTCGCCGACCAGCCCGTTCACCGCCTGGAAGCTGGGCGAGAAGGTCGACGATCCGCTGGCGATGTACCTGTCCGACCTGTGCACGCTGCCCAGTAACCTGGCCGGCTACTGCGGTATGTCGGTGCCGTCCGGGCTGAGCCGCGACGACGGCATGCCGGTGGGCCTGCAGATCATGGCCCCGGCGCTGGCCGACGACCGGCTGTACCGGGTGGGCGCGGCCTACGAGACGGCGCGGGGCCCGCTGGCGTAAGGATGTAGTGGACGGTCCGGTGCGGGGCCGCCGGCGGTGGATCGGCGGTCAGGGCCGCGGCCAGGGGCGGCCGCCGATGCGCTCGATATCGGTGTTGAGGCGCTGTACGTAGTCGGCGAAGGCGGCGACGTCCTCGGCGGACCAGTCCCGCAATACCCGGTTCAGCCCGTCGATATTGGCGTTGCGCTCGGTGGTCAGGCTCTTCTCGCCCTTGTCGCTGATCCGGAACTTGCGGGCCATGCCGCCCTCCGGATCGGGGATGCGCTCGACCAGACCCGAGCGCAGCAGGGCGGCGGTCTGGCGATTTAGCGTCGACGCGTCGAGTCCGAACGCCTCGCTGAGCTGTCCGATCGACATCGGGCCCTCGATGGACAGCCGGCAGAGCAGGATGTAGGCGCTGCGTTCGAGGCGCGTGCTGTCGCTACGGTAGCGTGGGTTGAGGGTGTGACGGCTGAGCAGCATGGTCTCGAATTCGACCCGGTCCGTGGGTTTTTCCATGCCGTCCTTCCGCCTGTTCGCGCTGCCGACCTGCGAGGATCGGTATAGCACAGGTTGTGCGCACAGAGCAGTAATGTGCTCTATACACACAATATGTACCCTACATATTAGAGTGGCGATCCGAACGGTCCGAGGCGGGGCCGGTCAGCAGGTTCCCATCGCGGTCCCCTGGTCGGTGCCGTAGCGGTGGCCGTGGCCCGGCGGCGGGCCGAGGGCCGTCATCAGGTCGACGGTGGTCTGCACGAAGCCGAGTGCGGGCAGCCAGGGCGGGTGCGGGGCGTCCGGGCGGGTGCCCGTGAGATCCGGTGCGCGCCAGAGCAGTTCGGGGGACCACTGGACGACCGGGTCGGACGAATTGGCGAGGACGGTGGCGCCCGCGCGATGTACGTTCCCGCCCGGCGGTCCGGCCCAAAGCGCGGCGCATACGCGACGTTCCTGGTCGGTGTCATCGGCGAAGATCGCGCTGCCGGCGGCGGCGCCCAGGCTCTGGCCGTACAGGTACAGCCGCGGCTTGTGGTCCAGTGCGGCGATCCGCCGCTCGACGGCGGTGAACAGGGCGCGCGTGGACGCCACGGCGGCGTCGCGGCCGAAGACGAAGGAGACCCAGCTCGGGGCCTGGGAGTATTGCAGGGCGACGAGCGCGACGTCACCGCCGAAACGTTCGTCCAGTCCGTCGGCGGCCCGGGAGTCGATCCACCCCGAACCGGTGGGCACCGCGACGACGAGGTGGGACCTGTCGAGCCCGCCCGAGCGCTCCAGCTCCCGGATCGCCAGGGTGACACGGGAATCCGTATCCGGCGCCGACTCCGCTCCGACGTACACCCGGACGGCGTGCGAGGGTGTCCCGGCGACGAACTTGCGGCCCTCCGCACCGAGCGACGACCAGCTCACCGCCGACCCGCTGCCGCCCGACCGGGCCATCGAAACTTGTTGCACTACAGCGGTTTCTGCGGAACCATCGGCCGACTGCCGCCCGTTCACCACCGCCGGTAGCGCGATCGCCTGGGCGGTGACGACCCCCGCCACGACCAGGGCGCCGCCGCGCCACCGGCCGAATCCTCCGATGAGCCACC contains:
- a CDS encoding alpha/beta-hydrolase family protein, whose translation is MPEDHAARPERRRAAADRRHEPKPKTQRPKAVRARHHLRPPRIGTTLAATLGTTASLSPGLLPRTAAVQAILTGLLVAAGFALAGLSRIIARRTGFDADRIPVRLRWQAAATGAVVIGGAGVQAHLWQGRLRSAMGVAALSPAHWLGCAVGAVLVAGMLIGFVRGIRWLIGGFGRWRGGALVVAGVVTAQAIALPAVVNGRQSADGSAETAVVQQVSMARSGGSGSAVSWSSLGAEGRKFVAGTPSHAVRVYVGAESAPDTDSRVTLAIRELERSGGLDRSHLVVAVPTGSGWIDSRAADGLDERFGGDVALVALQYSQAPSWVSFVFGRDAAVASTRALFTAVERRIAALDHKPRLYLYGQSLGAAAGSAIFADDTDQERRVCAALWAGPPGGNVHRAGATVLANSSDPVVQWSPELLWRAPDLTGTRPDAPHPPWLPALGFVQTTVDLMTALGPPPGHGHRYGTDQGTAMGTC
- the gatA gene encoding Asp-tRNA(Asn)/Glu-tRNA(Gln) amidotransferase subunit GatA; protein product: MSDVTKLTAAELADKIHARELSSVEVTEAHLNRIAEVDGELNAFLHVAGEQALATAAEVDRAVADGTVASPLAGVPLALKDVFTTTDMPTTCGSKILEGWVPPYDATVTATLRGAGIPILGKTNMDEFAMGSSTENSAYGPTLNPWDPQRIPGGSGGGSATALASYQAPLSIGTDTGGSIRQPASMTGTVGTKPTYGTVSRYGLVACASSLDQGGPCGRTVLDTALLHEVIAGHDPRDSTSRNAPVPPVVEAARQGARGDLQGVRVGVVKELRSDSYQSGVIASFDAAVAVLKELGAEVVEVSCPHFEYALPAYYLILPSEVSSNLARFDAMRYGLRVDDDGQHSAEQVMAATREAGFGPEVKRRIMIGTYALSAGYYDAFYGQALKVRTLIARDFDAAYEQVDVLVSPTSPFTAWKLGEKVDDPLAMYLSDLCTLPSNLAGYCGMSVPSGLSRDDGMPVGLQIMAPALADDRLYRVGAAYETARGPLA
- a CDS encoding MarR family winged helix-turn-helix transcriptional regulator, translated to MEKPTDRVEFETMLLSRHTLNPRYRSDSTRLERSAYILLCRLSIEGPMSIGQLSEAFGLDASTLNRQTAALLRSGLVERIPDPEGGMARKFRISDKGEKSLTTERNANIDGLNRVLRDWSAEDVAAFADYVQRLNTDIERIGGRPWPRP